In the Microplitis mediator isolate UGA2020A chromosome 5, iyMicMedi2.1, whole genome shotgun sequence genome, cataaaaataaaagtaagtaTTGTTCATAAtaatctaattaaaaataaatacggcagaagacctagtacccgatcattccatactgggtctcttaccttagactgctaatcatttaaaattcaataataggAAAATCATGTTCGTGATTGTAATGAAGGAGCATCTGGATACGATCTACTATTTGCAGTTTTTAATCTTGCAATAACAGCATTATCAAAAGGATACACTATGGTAGCCCATGCTTACAGATATCGTCAGTTACACTGCACAGATCCTAgtatgtattaattaatttttcagttaCGATGTTTATATTTGATTGTGGATAATTTTAATCAGATGCATGGAAACCAGAATTACGTGATGCTCTAGATGACTACAAAGAGACAGTGCTTCTGATTGCAGAAGTCGCTAGGGCTTCTGCGGAAAGAGAATCTAAAGCAATTCGTCGTTGTGATCCTAAGCCAAATGAATTCATAGAAGGTCgaagacgatttttttttcttcctgtattctatatttattagaaatttaatttgttcaaTATCATTTTCCAGGTGAAAACTATGATAGCTATCAATTTTTAACAACATTTGTAACTGATCCATATATGTTAGAACATAAAGATGACTATATTCATAAAATTGGCCCACACGGACGCACAGCAGCATTTTGCGATGGAAGTATCTACGATTGTATAACTGATACGTCTATCTACTCAGCCTGCCTTGCagtaacttattattttttaaaaatacattgcggtaattttttttctcagtataaatgatatataatatttttactagcCTGTCAATAGTAAAAGACGTTATAATTATGTAACGGAAGTCGGTGGTAATGGAGTAGTATATTACAAGGGCCGTGTAACACCCGATTGTAAAGGAGATGATGGACTAGCTCGTAATATAATGGACGGAAGAAGCTATTTTGAAAGATGTCTTTGTCAAGAGCCTCTTTTCAAGGAAAAAGGCGCTCATTTTAATATGACACCGCAGTTTTCCGACTTCAATAACAATCggtaatcaaattaaaataattattttttatctactcTGCAAAATCTCGCGTAAACATTCAATTATTGCACatctcaagcgcgaaagcgcaggTGTGCTTTatggacggttttttttttacttttttaatttatagagTCATCACAGGAATCCGTTTGGTTTCAAAGTTATCAATAACGTACTTTGTAGTACAAGAAGGAAGACTTGTAAATGGTTCTATTGATAACACAACGGTTAAATGGAATGATGCAGTTACTAAAAAGCTTGAATATTATAAAGAGCGTAATCTGCTGCCTTCTTACACAACGGAAGATTTATATGCGCTAAGCTATTCCTATAGATCGATAGATATGGACGACATAAACTTGCCTGCAGGATGGGTTGCCGTCGGTAtgtaacataaatttaatgtacCTGGTTCCGAACGTCCATATAACAaataaaccttttttttttcaataaaaataaaattcttatattcCGCTAGattttttccaacaaaattttactagcCCCCCAAACAACCGCAAAAAGTTTCATCAAAATAAATCGACCGGAACAAACCTCACGATCAACCCTTAGCtttgtaaaacaaaaaaattaatgttgtTTTTTAACGAGTTTActgttagaaataataattgttcatAATTATAGGAGTGAAATTTAAGTTACTGCCAAACCATCATTTATCGTTTGAAGTAGCAGGAATGAAAATATTTGACGAATTGGGAAATCGTGTTATTTCTCGCGAAATACATTGGTTTGGGTCAACTGACTATAACAGGTAgcatttcatattttttttcttactaatacaatttattttta is a window encoding:
- the LOC130669025 gene encoding uncharacterized protein LOC130669025, coding for MNSKIQFFVPLCVLLILITSSSVSGELNPEALIKVAEYAWKAIEAIIGKYSEMENNKFQQDVIDALDEIRESTARIESLITDEADRIIKELSVVINMKKVNDFVDTVFEINQRFEKKFLKYFTGNDTYQNETIENYINATINPSDFGKTLSLIRKYTVPNHYIPNVEDKRVFEILHDYIKIKENHVRDCNEGASGYDLLFAVFNLAITALSKGYTMVAHAYRYRQLHCTDPNAWKPELRDALDDYKETVLLIAEVARASAERESKAIRRCDPKPNEFIEGENYDSYQFLTTFVTDPYMLEHKDDYIHKIGPHGRTAAFCDGSIYDCITDTSIYSACLAPVNSKRRYNYVTEVGGNGVVYYKGRVTPDCKGDDGLARNIMDGRSYFERCLCQEPLFKEKGAHFNMTPQFSDFNNNRVITGIRLVSKLSITYFVVQEGRLVNGSIDNTTVKWNDAVTKKLEYYKERNLLPSYTTEDLYALSYSYRSIDMDDINLPAGWVAVGVKFKLLPNHHLSFEVAGMKIFDELGNRVISREIHWFGSTDYNRSELPTSDLDIPTMSKKVNRELSESGKNYVKFKMSGWWVDVSQTLYPYIDLQKVTTKPPAPIGGVGLCYKGQSGFGGFIAPKIISMNNTIFMSKEHLNYVFNSSTSTYLNSNAEHFHVVQVY